In Streptomyces nojiriensis, the sequence GGCAGCTCCGCCCGGACCGCCGCCACCCCGGGGTGCTCGGCGGGCGCGTGGACGATGCCGCTGACGGCGTCCCACCGTTCGGCTCCGTAGTGGCCGAGGACGACCAGGTGCTGCAGGCCGGGGATTCCGGCGAAGCCCCCGTAGCGGACGGCGACGCCCGCCGGCCGGCCGGTGATGACGGCCACCGAGTCGACCTCGGGGGCGAGTGCGGACAGCGCCGGGACGGCTCCGGGATGGGCTCGGGCCTGGTCCGGGTCCGGGACGATGTCGGCGAGCGTGCCGTCGAAGTCCAGGGCGACCACGGACCGGCGGGGTACGCGGAGCAGGGCTTCGAGTCCCTCGCGTCCGGCTGCGGTGACGGGCATCGGCAGGTCGTGCGGATGACTCCCCATACGCACGACCCTAACGGCCGGGCGGTGCCACGGCTACGGCTATCGCCGGGCTCGCTGGGCCTCGCGGATCCTGCGCAGCCGGTTCACCGTGCCCGGGGCGTGGGCCAGGGCCCGCGGGTCGTCCATCAGTGCGTTGAGCAACTGGTAGTAGCGGACGGGGGTCATCCCCAGCCCTTCCCGGATGGCCCGTTCCTTGGCTCCGGGCCCGGGCCAGGTGCGTCCCTCGTACGCGAGCACCGCGGCCTCCGTGGCCGTCAGCTGCCCCTCGTCCGTCATACCGCCAGATTAACGCCGCGCTCTGACACCCGGCCCGCCGCCACCGGTCAGCGCGGATCCGCCGCCCGGGCGGCCGTGGCGATCTGCTCCAGCACCTTCGCGGGCTGCCCGCCCGGCTGGACGGTCTTGCCGATGTTCTGCTTGATGTCCTCGCTGACGCCCGCCCAGGACTTCTTGCCGACCGGGTACAGCCGGGAGCTGGGCAGTGCCGTCAGGAAGGGCTTCAGCTGCGGGGCCGAGCCGCCCGTGGCGGCCTGCTTGGCCTGGTAGCCGCTGGTGGTGGCGGGCAGCAGGTCGTACTTCTCGGTGAAGGCCGTCACGTTCTTCGGCTGGTACAGGAAGTCCAGGAACTTGCCGGACTCCTGGCGGTGGCCGTTCTTGAAGGCCATGACCCAGTCCGCGACGCCCATCGCGGGCTGGTCGCTGCCGTCGGAGGTGGGCAGCGGCACCATGCCGAACTTCACGCCCTTGGCGGCGGCCTGCTTGAGCAGGGTCGGGTGCCCGTTGAGCATGCCGACCTCGCCCTTGGTGAAGCCGTCGAAGGCGGCTTGGCGGTCCAGCTTGCCGGGCTCCACGGGGCCGGTCAGCCCCTGGCCGACCATCTTGTCCCGCAGGAACTCCAGCGCCTTGACGTTGGGGGCGGAGTCGATGGAGTACGACTCCTCGTTGTCGGTGTAGCCGCCGCCGCCCGCGAGCATCCACATCATCGTCTCGGCCTGTGCCTCCTCGCGGCCCAGCGGCAGCGCGAAGGGGGTGGGCACATTGGCGGCCTTGAGCTTCTTGGCGGCGGCTTCGAGGTCCGCCCAGTTCTTCGGCTGCCAGCCCTTGGCGTCCTTGCCGATCACACCGGCGTCGGCGAGCAGCTTCTCGTTGTAGAAGAGCAGCCGGGTGCTGGCCACGAAGGGCATGCCGTACTGGACCTGCTTGACCTTGCCGGCGTCGGCGAGCGGGCCGAGGAAGTCGGCCTCGGTCTTCACGGAGAGCAGCTCTTCCGCCGAGTACAGCTTGCCGGCGGCCGCGTAGTCGGAGTAGGCGCCGATCTGGGCTATGTCGGGGGCCTTGCCGGCCTTGACCATCTCGGCGACCTTGGCGTCGACCTCGGACCAGGAGTAGACGCTGACCTCGACCTTGGTGCCCGGGTTGGCCTTCTCGAAGCCCGTGGCGAGGTCCTTCCAGTACGCCTCGGAGGAGTTCTGCGGATTGTCCCCGTAGTCGGCCGCCACGACCCGCAGGGTCACCTCGTTGTCTCCGGTGAGCCCCCCGACGGCTCCGCAGCCCGTCAGCGTCACGGCAGTCAGGCACAGCACGGCGCCGGACGCGGCCAGGCTCAGGTAACGGCCCTTCACAGTTCTCCATCCACCCCTTCTTGTACGT encodes:
- a CDS encoding DUF3263 domain-containing protein, which gives rise to MTDEGQLTATEAAVLAYEGRTWPGPGAKERAIREGLGMTPVRYYQLLNALMDDPRALAHAPGTVNRLRRIREAQRARR
- a CDS encoding extracellular solute-binding protein; this translates as MKGRYLSLAASGAVLCLTAVTLTGCGAVGGLTGDNEVTLRVVAADYGDNPQNSSEAYWKDLATGFEKANPGTKVEVSVYSWSEVDAKVAEMVKAGKAPDIAQIGAYSDYAAAGKLYSAEELLSVKTEADFLGPLADAGKVKQVQYGMPFVASTRLLFYNEKLLADAGVIGKDAKGWQPKNWADLEAAAKKLKAANVPTPFALPLGREEAQAETMMWMLAGGGGYTDNEESYSIDSAPNVKALEFLRDKMVGQGLTGPVEPGKLDRQAAFDGFTKGEVGMLNGHPTLLKQAAAKGVKFGMVPLPTSDGSDQPAMGVADWVMAFKNGHRQESGKFLDFLYQPKNVTAFTEKYDLLPATTSGYQAKQAATGGSAPQLKPFLTALPSSRLYPVGKKSWAGVSEDIKQNIGKTVQPGGQPAKVLEQIATAARAADPR